The Glycine soja cultivar W05 chromosome 8, ASM419377v2, whole genome shotgun sequence genome has a window encoding:
- the LOC114421212 gene encoding zinc finger protein BRUTUS-like isoform X1, giving the protein MATPLDGGGVAVLPNSVNKVDSSSALIGGLKCSKPESPILIFLFFHKAIRNELDALHRLAIAFATGNRSDIKPLSERYHFLSSMYRHHCNAEDEVIFPALDIRVKNVAQTYSLEHKGESNLFDHLFELLNSSINNDESFPRELASCTGALQTSVSQHMAKEEEQVFPLLIEKFSLEEQASLVWQFLCSIPVNMMAEFLPWLSTSISPDESQDMQNCLIKIVPQEKLLQKVVFSWMEGRSSINTIETCVNHSQVQCSSRSLTHQVEKVNCACESTTTGKRKHSESMIDVSDTTGTHPIDEILLWHNAIKKELSEIAVEARNIQHSGDFTNLSAFNERFQFIAEVCIFHSIAEDKVIFPAVDGEFSFFQEHAEEESQFKDFRHLIESIQSEGASSNSDVEFYSKLCTHADHIMETIQRHFHNEEVQVLPLARKHFSFRRQCELLYQSLCMMPLKLIERVLPWLVGSLTQDEAKMFQRNMQLAAPATDSALVTLFCGWACKARNEGLCLSSGASGCCPAQRLSDIEENIGWPSCACASALSNSHVLAESGGNNRPVKRNISELHKNEDLPETSEAEDIQKQCCSARPCCVPGLGVSSNNLGLSSLSTAKSLRSLSFSSSAPSLNSSLFIWETESSSCNVGSTQRPIDTIFKFHKAIRKDLEYLDVESGKLSDGDETILRQFNGRFRLLWGLYRAHSNAEDEIVFPALESKEALHNVSHSYMLDHKQEEQLFEDISCVLSEFSVLHEALQMTHMSDNLTESNFGTSDANNSDDIKKYNELATKLQGMCKSIRVTLDQHLFREECELWPLFGRHFTVEEQDKIVGRIIGTTGAEVLQSMLPWVTSALTQDEQNKMMDTWKQATKNTMFNEWLSECWKESPVSTAQTETSDHITSQRGAEYQESLDHNDQMFKPGWKDIFRMNQNELESEIRKVYRDSTLDPRRKAYLVQNLMTSRWIAAQQKSPKALSEGSSNSVEIEGLSPSFRDPEKHVFGCEHYKRNCKLRAACCGKLFTCRFCHDNVRDHSMDRKATSEMMCMRCLNIQPIGPLCITPSCNGFSMAKYYCNICKFFDDERNVYHCPFCNLCRVGQGLGIDYFHCMKCNCCLGIKSSSHKCLEKGLEMNCPICCDDLFTSSATVRALPCGHYMHSACFQAYTCSHYTCPICSKSLGDMAVYFGMLDALLAAEELPEEYKDRCQDILCHDCDRKGTSRFHWLYHKCGFCGSYNTRVIKCETSNSSCS; this is encoded by the exons ATGGCGACGCCGTTGGACGGAGGAGGAGTGGCAGTGCTCCCAAATTCCGTCAACAAGGTTGACTCCTCCTCGGCTCTCATTGGCGGCTTGAAGTGCTCCAAACCGGAGTCGCCAATTTTGATTTTCCTGTTCTTTCACAAAGCGATTCGGAATGAGCTTGACGCGCTGCACCGATTGGCCATCGCATTCGCCACCGGCAACCGCTCCGACATTAAGCCGCTCTCCGAGCGCTACCATTTCCTCAGCTCCATGTACAGGCACCACTGCAATGCTGAAGACGAG GTGATTTTTCCAGCTCTTGATATACGTGTGAAGAATGTAGCACAGACATATTCTCTCGAGCACAAGGGTGAAAGCAACCTTTTTGATCATCTATTTGAGCTTTTAAATTCTTCCATCAATAATGATGAAAGTTTTCCAAGAGAGTTGGCATCCTGCACAGGAGCTTTGCAGACGTCAGTTAGTCAACACATGGCAAAGGAAGAGGAGCAG GTATTTCCTCTGCTTATTGAGAAGTTTTCTCTTGAGGAACAGGCATCCTTAGTTTGGCAGTTTCTTTGCAGTATTCCTGTGAATATGATGGCCGAATTTCTACCATGGCTTTCAACATCTATATCACCTGATGAATCTCAGGATATGCAAAATTGCTTAATCAAGATAGTGCCACAGGAAAAACTCCTTCAGAAG GTCGTTTTCTCCTGGATGGAAGGAAGAAGTAGCATTAACACAATTGAAACTTGTGTAAATCATTCTCAAGTTCAATGTAGTTCTAGGTCATTAACCCATCAGGTTGAGAAAGTAAACTGTGCTTGTGAATCCACAACAACGGGAAAAAGGAAACATTCTGAATCTATGATAGATGTTTCTGATACCACTGGAACACATCCTATAGATGAAATATTGCTCTGGCATAATGcaataaaaaaagagttaagtGAGATAGCAGTGGAGGCCAGAAATATACAGCACTCTGGAGATTTTACTAATCTATCTGCTTTTAACGAAAGATTTCAATTCATAGCTGAAGTTTGCATATTTCACAG TATTGCTGAGGACAAGGTTATTTTTCCAGCAGTAGATGgcgaattttctttctttcaggaGCATGCTGAAGAAGAAAGTCAATTTAAAGACTTTCGGCACTTGATTGAAAGTATTCAAAGTGAAGGAGCATCATCTAATTCAGATGTTGAATTTTATTCCAAGTTATGCACACATGCTGATCATATAATGGAAACCATACAGAGGCATTTCCATAATGAAGAAGTTCAG GTTCTTCCACTTGCAAGAAAGCACTTTAGCTTTAGAAGGCAATGTGAGCTTTTGTATCAAAGCTTATGCATGATGCCTCTGAAATTGATTGAGCGTGTCCTGCCATGGTTGGTAGGATCTTTAACTCAAGATGAAGCGAAGATGTTTCAGAGAAATATGCAGTTGGCAG CTCCAGCAACAGATTCTGCTCTTGTCACACTCTTCTGTGGATGGGCTTGCAAGGCTCGTAATGAAGGTCTGTGTTTGTCTTCAGGTGCATCAGGTTGTTGTCCTGCTCAAAGACTTTCAGATATTGAAGAAAACATTGGTTGGCCATCCTGTGCTTGTGCATCTGCATTATCTAATAGTCATGTATTAGCTGAATCAGGTGGGAACAATAGACCAGTCAAGAGAAACATATCGGAGTTGCACAAAAATGAAGATCTACCTGAAACTTCAGAGGCTGAAGATATTCAGAAACAATGTTGTAGTGCACGGCCTTGTTGTGTGCCAGGTTTAGGAGTAAGTAGTAACAATTTAGGGCTGAGTTCTCTTTCTACAGCCAAGTCCTTACGGTCCTTGTCTTTCAGCTCTTCTGCCCCATCTCTTAATTCCAGTCTTTTCATATGGGAAACAGAGAGCAGCTCATGCAATGTTGGATCTACACAAAGACCAATTGATACCATATTTAAATTCCATAAAGCTATACGCAAAGACTTGGAGTATCTAGATGTTGAATCTGGAAAGCTGAGTGATGGTGATGAGACAATTCTTCGGCAATTTAATGGAAGATTTCGTCTTTTGTGGGGTTTGTATAGAGCTCATAGTAATGCTGAAGATGAGATAGTATTTCCAGCTTTAGAATCCAAAGAGGCACTTCATAATGTGAGTCATTCGTACATGCTGGACCATAAGCAGGAAGAACAATTGTTTGAGGATATTTCCTGTGTTCTTTCAGAGTTTTCTGTCCTTCATGAAGCCTTGCAGATGACCCATATGTCAGACAATTTAACTGAGAGTAATTTTGGAACCTCTGATGCTAATAATAGTGATGAtatcaaaaaatataatgaacttGCTACTAAGCTTCAGGGGATGTGCAAATCCATAAGAGTCACCCTGGATCAGCATCTTTTCAGAGAAGAATGCGAACTGTGGCCATTGTTTGGGAGACATTTCACTGTAGAGGAACAAGACAAGATAGTGGGTCGGATAATTGGAACAACAGGTGCTGAAGTTCTCCAATCAATGTTACCATGGGTAACGTCTGCACTTACTCAGgatgaacaaaacaaaatgatggaTACATGGAAGCAGGCAACTAAGAACACTATGTTCAATGAATGGCTTAGTGAATGCTGGAAAGAGAGTCCAGTGTCTACAGCACAGACAGAAACATCAGATCATATCACTTCTCAGAGAG GTGCTGAATATCAAGAAAGCTTGGACCACAATGATCAGATGTTCAAGCCAGGTTGGAAAGACATATTTCGGATGAATCAGAATGAACTTGAGTCAGAGATCCGCAAGGTATATCGAGACTCAACTCTTGATCCAAGGAGAAAAGCATATCTTGTGCAGAATCTAATGACAAG TCGATGGATAGCTGCCCAGCAGAAATCACCTAAAGCTTTATCTGAAGGATCATCTAACAGTGTAGAAATAGAAGGACTCTCACCATCATTTCGGGACCCAGAGAAACATGTATTTGGGTGTGAGCACTATAAGAGAAATTGCAAGCTTCGGGCTGCATGTTGTGGCAAGTTATTTACttgcagattttgtcatgaCAATGTCCGCGATCACTCTATGGATAG aaaAGCAACATCAGAAATGATGTGTATGCGCTGCCTGAATATACAGCCAATAGGGCCCCTATGCATAACACCTTCATGTAATGGGTTTTCAATGGCAAAGTACTATTGCAATATATGCAAATTTTTTGATGATGAAag GAATGTATATCATTGCCCATTTTGCAATTTATGCCGTGTTGGACAAGGGCTTGGTATTGATTATTTTCATTGCATGAAGTGCAATTGTTGCCTGGGGATTAAATCATCATCTCATAAGTGCCTGGAGAAAGGTTTAGAAATGAACTGCCCAATTTGTTGTGATGACCTGTTCACTTCAAGTGCCACAGTCAGAGCTCTACCTTGTGGCCACTATATGCATTCTGCTTGCTTCCAG GCATACACGTGTAGTCACTACACATGTCCAATCTGCAGCAAGTCATTGGGAGATATGGCG GTTTACTTTGGTATGCTTGATGCCCTATTGGCTGCTGAGGAACTTCCTGAAGAGTACAAGGACCGGTGTCAG GACATACTCTGCCATGACTGTGATCGGAAGGGCACTTCACGCTTCCACTGGTTGTACCACAAATGTGGATTTTGTGGCTCTTACAATACCCGGGTTATCAAATGTGAGACGTCAAATTCCAGCTGCTCTTAG
- the LOC114421212 gene encoding zinc finger protein BRUTUS-like isoform X3, protein MATPLDGGGVAVLPNSVNKVDSSSALIGGLKCSKPESPILIFLFFHKAIRNELDALHRLAIAFATGNRSDIKPLSERYHFLSSMYRHHCNAEDEVIFPALDIRVKNVAQTYSLEHKGESNLFDHLFELLNSSINNDESFPRELASCTGALQTSVSQHMAKEEEQVFPLLIEKFSLEEQASLVWQFLCSIPVNMMAEFLPWLSTSISPDESQDMQNCLIKIVPQEKLLQKVVFSWMEGRSSINTIETCVNHSQVQCSSRSLTHQVEKVNCACESTTTGKRKHSESMIDVSDTTGTHPIDEILLWHNAIKKELSEIAVEARNIQHSGDFTNLSAFNERFQFIAEVCIFHSIAEDKVIFPAVDGEFSFFQEHAEEESQFKDFRHLIESIQSEGASSNSDVEFYSKLCTHADHIMETIQRHFHNEEVQVLPLARKHFSFRRQCELLYQSLCMMPLKLIERVLPWLVGSLTQDEAKMFQRNMQLAAPATDSALVTLFCGWACKARNEGLCLSSGASGGNNRPVKRNISELHKNEDLPETSEAEDIQKQCCSARPCCVPGLGVSSNNLGLSSLSTAKSLRSLSFSSSAPSLNSSLFIWETESSSCNVGSTQRPIDTIFKFHKAIRKDLEYLDVESGKLSDGDETILRQFNGRFRLLWGLYRAHSNAEDEIVFPALESKEALHNVSHSYMLDHKQEEQLFEDISCVLSEFSVLHEALQMTHMSDNLTESNFGTSDANNSDDIKKYNELATKLQGMCKSIRVTLDQHLFREECELWPLFGRHFTVEEQDKIVGRIIGTTGAEVLQSMLPWVTSALTQDEQNKMMDTWKQATKNTMFNEWLSECWKESPVSTAQTETSDHITSQRGAEYQESLDHNDQMFKPGWKDIFRMNQNELESEIRKVYRDSTLDPRRKAYLVQNLMTSRWIAAQQKSPKALSEGSSNSVEIEGLSPSFRDPEKHVFGCEHYKRNCKLRAACCGKLFTCRFCHDNVRDHSMDRKATSEMMCMRCLNIQPIGPLCITPSCNGFSMAKYYCNICKFFDDERNVYHCPFCNLCRVGQGLGIDYFHCMKCNCCLGIKSSSHKCLEKGLEMNCPICCDDLFTSSATVRALPCGHYMHSACFQAYTCSHYTCPICSKSLGDMAVYFGMLDALLAAEELPEEYKDRCQDILCHDCDRKGTSRFHWLYHKCGFCGSYNTRVIKCETSNSSCS, encoded by the exons ATGGCGACGCCGTTGGACGGAGGAGGAGTGGCAGTGCTCCCAAATTCCGTCAACAAGGTTGACTCCTCCTCGGCTCTCATTGGCGGCTTGAAGTGCTCCAAACCGGAGTCGCCAATTTTGATTTTCCTGTTCTTTCACAAAGCGATTCGGAATGAGCTTGACGCGCTGCACCGATTGGCCATCGCATTCGCCACCGGCAACCGCTCCGACATTAAGCCGCTCTCCGAGCGCTACCATTTCCTCAGCTCCATGTACAGGCACCACTGCAATGCTGAAGACGAG GTGATTTTTCCAGCTCTTGATATACGTGTGAAGAATGTAGCACAGACATATTCTCTCGAGCACAAGGGTGAAAGCAACCTTTTTGATCATCTATTTGAGCTTTTAAATTCTTCCATCAATAATGATGAAAGTTTTCCAAGAGAGTTGGCATCCTGCACAGGAGCTTTGCAGACGTCAGTTAGTCAACACATGGCAAAGGAAGAGGAGCAG GTATTTCCTCTGCTTATTGAGAAGTTTTCTCTTGAGGAACAGGCATCCTTAGTTTGGCAGTTTCTTTGCAGTATTCCTGTGAATATGATGGCCGAATTTCTACCATGGCTTTCAACATCTATATCACCTGATGAATCTCAGGATATGCAAAATTGCTTAATCAAGATAGTGCCACAGGAAAAACTCCTTCAGAAG GTCGTTTTCTCCTGGATGGAAGGAAGAAGTAGCATTAACACAATTGAAACTTGTGTAAATCATTCTCAAGTTCAATGTAGTTCTAGGTCATTAACCCATCAGGTTGAGAAAGTAAACTGTGCTTGTGAATCCACAACAACGGGAAAAAGGAAACATTCTGAATCTATGATAGATGTTTCTGATACCACTGGAACACATCCTATAGATGAAATATTGCTCTGGCATAATGcaataaaaaaagagttaagtGAGATAGCAGTGGAGGCCAGAAATATACAGCACTCTGGAGATTTTACTAATCTATCTGCTTTTAACGAAAGATTTCAATTCATAGCTGAAGTTTGCATATTTCACAG TATTGCTGAGGACAAGGTTATTTTTCCAGCAGTAGATGgcgaattttctttctttcaggaGCATGCTGAAGAAGAAAGTCAATTTAAAGACTTTCGGCACTTGATTGAAAGTATTCAAAGTGAAGGAGCATCATCTAATTCAGATGTTGAATTTTATTCCAAGTTATGCACACATGCTGATCATATAATGGAAACCATACAGAGGCATTTCCATAATGAAGAAGTTCAG GTTCTTCCACTTGCAAGAAAGCACTTTAGCTTTAGAAGGCAATGTGAGCTTTTGTATCAAAGCTTATGCATGATGCCTCTGAAATTGATTGAGCGTGTCCTGCCATGGTTGGTAGGATCTTTAACTCAAGATGAAGCGAAGATGTTTCAGAGAAATATGCAGTTGGCAG CTCCAGCAACAGATTCTGCTCTTGTCACACTCTTCTGTGGATGGGCTTGCAAGGCTCGTAATGAAGGTCTGTGTTTGTCTTCAGGTGCATCAG GTGGGAACAATAGACCAGTCAAGAGAAACATATCGGAGTTGCACAAAAATGAAGATCTACCTGAAACTTCAGAGGCTGAAGATATTCAGAAACAATGTTGTAGTGCACGGCCTTGTTGTGTGCCAGGTTTAGGAGTAAGTAGTAACAATTTAGGGCTGAGTTCTCTTTCTACAGCCAAGTCCTTACGGTCCTTGTCTTTCAGCTCTTCTGCCCCATCTCTTAATTCCAGTCTTTTCATATGGGAAACAGAGAGCAGCTCATGCAATGTTGGATCTACACAAAGACCAATTGATACCATATTTAAATTCCATAAAGCTATACGCAAAGACTTGGAGTATCTAGATGTTGAATCTGGAAAGCTGAGTGATGGTGATGAGACAATTCTTCGGCAATTTAATGGAAGATTTCGTCTTTTGTGGGGTTTGTATAGAGCTCATAGTAATGCTGAAGATGAGATAGTATTTCCAGCTTTAGAATCCAAAGAGGCACTTCATAATGTGAGTCATTCGTACATGCTGGACCATAAGCAGGAAGAACAATTGTTTGAGGATATTTCCTGTGTTCTTTCAGAGTTTTCTGTCCTTCATGAAGCCTTGCAGATGACCCATATGTCAGACAATTTAACTGAGAGTAATTTTGGAACCTCTGATGCTAATAATAGTGATGAtatcaaaaaatataatgaacttGCTACTAAGCTTCAGGGGATGTGCAAATCCATAAGAGTCACCCTGGATCAGCATCTTTTCAGAGAAGAATGCGAACTGTGGCCATTGTTTGGGAGACATTTCACTGTAGAGGAACAAGACAAGATAGTGGGTCGGATAATTGGAACAACAGGTGCTGAAGTTCTCCAATCAATGTTACCATGGGTAACGTCTGCACTTACTCAGgatgaacaaaacaaaatgatggaTACATGGAAGCAGGCAACTAAGAACACTATGTTCAATGAATGGCTTAGTGAATGCTGGAAAGAGAGTCCAGTGTCTACAGCACAGACAGAAACATCAGATCATATCACTTCTCAGAGAG GTGCTGAATATCAAGAAAGCTTGGACCACAATGATCAGATGTTCAAGCCAGGTTGGAAAGACATATTTCGGATGAATCAGAATGAACTTGAGTCAGAGATCCGCAAGGTATATCGAGACTCAACTCTTGATCCAAGGAGAAAAGCATATCTTGTGCAGAATCTAATGACAAG TCGATGGATAGCTGCCCAGCAGAAATCACCTAAAGCTTTATCTGAAGGATCATCTAACAGTGTAGAAATAGAAGGACTCTCACCATCATTTCGGGACCCAGAGAAACATGTATTTGGGTGTGAGCACTATAAGAGAAATTGCAAGCTTCGGGCTGCATGTTGTGGCAAGTTATTTACttgcagattttgtcatgaCAATGTCCGCGATCACTCTATGGATAG aaaAGCAACATCAGAAATGATGTGTATGCGCTGCCTGAATATACAGCCAATAGGGCCCCTATGCATAACACCTTCATGTAATGGGTTTTCAATGGCAAAGTACTATTGCAATATATGCAAATTTTTTGATGATGAAag GAATGTATATCATTGCCCATTTTGCAATTTATGCCGTGTTGGACAAGGGCTTGGTATTGATTATTTTCATTGCATGAAGTGCAATTGTTGCCTGGGGATTAAATCATCATCTCATAAGTGCCTGGAGAAAGGTTTAGAAATGAACTGCCCAATTTGTTGTGATGACCTGTTCACTTCAAGTGCCACAGTCAGAGCTCTACCTTGTGGCCACTATATGCATTCTGCTTGCTTCCAG GCATACACGTGTAGTCACTACACATGTCCAATCTGCAGCAAGTCATTGGGAGATATGGCG GTTTACTTTGGTATGCTTGATGCCCTATTGGCTGCTGAGGAACTTCCTGAAGAGTACAAGGACCGGTGTCAG GACATACTCTGCCATGACTGTGATCGGAAGGGCACTTCACGCTTCCACTGGTTGTACCACAAATGTGGATTTTGTGGCTCTTACAATACCCGGGTTATCAAATGTGAGACGTCAAATTCCAGCTGCTCTTAG
- the LOC114421212 gene encoding zinc finger protein BRUTUS-like isoform X2, whose amino-acid sequence MATPLDGGGVAVLPNSVNKVDSSSALIGGLKCSKPESPILIFLFFHKAIRNELDALHRLAIAFATGNRSDIKPLSERYHFLSSMYRHHCNAEDEVIFPALDIRVKNVAQTYSLEHKGESNLFDHLFELLNSSINNDESFPRELASCTGALQTSVSQHMAKEEEQASLVWQFLCSIPVNMMAEFLPWLSTSISPDESQDMQNCLIKIVPQEKLLQKVVFSWMEGRSSINTIETCVNHSQVQCSSRSLTHQVEKVNCACESTTTGKRKHSESMIDVSDTTGTHPIDEILLWHNAIKKELSEIAVEARNIQHSGDFTNLSAFNERFQFIAEVCIFHSIAEDKVIFPAVDGEFSFFQEHAEEESQFKDFRHLIESIQSEGASSNSDVEFYSKLCTHADHIMETIQRHFHNEEVQVLPLARKHFSFRRQCELLYQSLCMMPLKLIERVLPWLVGSLTQDEAKMFQRNMQLAAPATDSALVTLFCGWACKARNEGLCLSSGASGCCPAQRLSDIEENIGWPSCACASALSNSHVLAESGGNNRPVKRNISELHKNEDLPETSEAEDIQKQCCSARPCCVPGLGVSSNNLGLSSLSTAKSLRSLSFSSSAPSLNSSLFIWETESSSCNVGSTQRPIDTIFKFHKAIRKDLEYLDVESGKLSDGDETILRQFNGRFRLLWGLYRAHSNAEDEIVFPALESKEALHNVSHSYMLDHKQEEQLFEDISCVLSEFSVLHEALQMTHMSDNLTESNFGTSDANNSDDIKKYNELATKLQGMCKSIRVTLDQHLFREECELWPLFGRHFTVEEQDKIVGRIIGTTGAEVLQSMLPWVTSALTQDEQNKMMDTWKQATKNTMFNEWLSECWKESPVSTAQTETSDHITSQRGAEYQESLDHNDQMFKPGWKDIFRMNQNELESEIRKVYRDSTLDPRRKAYLVQNLMTSRWIAAQQKSPKALSEGSSNSVEIEGLSPSFRDPEKHVFGCEHYKRNCKLRAACCGKLFTCRFCHDNVRDHSMDRKATSEMMCMRCLNIQPIGPLCITPSCNGFSMAKYYCNICKFFDDERNVYHCPFCNLCRVGQGLGIDYFHCMKCNCCLGIKSSSHKCLEKGLEMNCPICCDDLFTSSATVRALPCGHYMHSACFQAYTCSHYTCPICSKSLGDMAVYFGMLDALLAAEELPEEYKDRCQDILCHDCDRKGTSRFHWLYHKCGFCGSYNTRVIKCETSNSSCS is encoded by the exons ATGGCGACGCCGTTGGACGGAGGAGGAGTGGCAGTGCTCCCAAATTCCGTCAACAAGGTTGACTCCTCCTCGGCTCTCATTGGCGGCTTGAAGTGCTCCAAACCGGAGTCGCCAATTTTGATTTTCCTGTTCTTTCACAAAGCGATTCGGAATGAGCTTGACGCGCTGCACCGATTGGCCATCGCATTCGCCACCGGCAACCGCTCCGACATTAAGCCGCTCTCCGAGCGCTACCATTTCCTCAGCTCCATGTACAGGCACCACTGCAATGCTGAAGACGAG GTGATTTTTCCAGCTCTTGATATACGTGTGAAGAATGTAGCACAGACATATTCTCTCGAGCACAAGGGTGAAAGCAACCTTTTTGATCATCTATTTGAGCTTTTAAATTCTTCCATCAATAATGATGAAAGTTTTCCAAGAGAGTTGGCATCCTGCACAGGAGCTTTGCAGACGTCAGTTAGTCAACACATGGCAAAGGAAGAGGAGCAG GCATCCTTAGTTTGGCAGTTTCTTTGCAGTATTCCTGTGAATATGATGGCCGAATTTCTACCATGGCTTTCAACATCTATATCACCTGATGAATCTCAGGATATGCAAAATTGCTTAATCAAGATAGTGCCACAGGAAAAACTCCTTCAGAAG GTCGTTTTCTCCTGGATGGAAGGAAGAAGTAGCATTAACACAATTGAAACTTGTGTAAATCATTCTCAAGTTCAATGTAGTTCTAGGTCATTAACCCATCAGGTTGAGAAAGTAAACTGTGCTTGTGAATCCACAACAACGGGAAAAAGGAAACATTCTGAATCTATGATAGATGTTTCTGATACCACTGGAACACATCCTATAGATGAAATATTGCTCTGGCATAATGcaataaaaaaagagttaagtGAGATAGCAGTGGAGGCCAGAAATATACAGCACTCTGGAGATTTTACTAATCTATCTGCTTTTAACGAAAGATTTCAATTCATAGCTGAAGTTTGCATATTTCACAG TATTGCTGAGGACAAGGTTATTTTTCCAGCAGTAGATGgcgaattttctttctttcaggaGCATGCTGAAGAAGAAAGTCAATTTAAAGACTTTCGGCACTTGATTGAAAGTATTCAAAGTGAAGGAGCATCATCTAATTCAGATGTTGAATTTTATTCCAAGTTATGCACACATGCTGATCATATAATGGAAACCATACAGAGGCATTTCCATAATGAAGAAGTTCAG GTTCTTCCACTTGCAAGAAAGCACTTTAGCTTTAGAAGGCAATGTGAGCTTTTGTATCAAAGCTTATGCATGATGCCTCTGAAATTGATTGAGCGTGTCCTGCCATGGTTGGTAGGATCTTTAACTCAAGATGAAGCGAAGATGTTTCAGAGAAATATGCAGTTGGCAG CTCCAGCAACAGATTCTGCTCTTGTCACACTCTTCTGTGGATGGGCTTGCAAGGCTCGTAATGAAGGTCTGTGTTTGTCTTCAGGTGCATCAGGTTGTTGTCCTGCTCAAAGACTTTCAGATATTGAAGAAAACATTGGTTGGCCATCCTGTGCTTGTGCATCTGCATTATCTAATAGTCATGTATTAGCTGAATCAGGTGGGAACAATAGACCAGTCAAGAGAAACATATCGGAGTTGCACAAAAATGAAGATCTACCTGAAACTTCAGAGGCTGAAGATATTCAGAAACAATGTTGTAGTGCACGGCCTTGTTGTGTGCCAGGTTTAGGAGTAAGTAGTAACAATTTAGGGCTGAGTTCTCTTTCTACAGCCAAGTCCTTACGGTCCTTGTCTTTCAGCTCTTCTGCCCCATCTCTTAATTCCAGTCTTTTCATATGGGAAACAGAGAGCAGCTCATGCAATGTTGGATCTACACAAAGACCAATTGATACCATATTTAAATTCCATAAAGCTATACGCAAAGACTTGGAGTATCTAGATGTTGAATCTGGAAAGCTGAGTGATGGTGATGAGACAATTCTTCGGCAATTTAATGGAAGATTTCGTCTTTTGTGGGGTTTGTATAGAGCTCATAGTAATGCTGAAGATGAGATAGTATTTCCAGCTTTAGAATCCAAAGAGGCACTTCATAATGTGAGTCATTCGTACATGCTGGACCATAAGCAGGAAGAACAATTGTTTGAGGATATTTCCTGTGTTCTTTCAGAGTTTTCTGTCCTTCATGAAGCCTTGCAGATGACCCATATGTCAGACAATTTAACTGAGAGTAATTTTGGAACCTCTGATGCTAATAATAGTGATGAtatcaaaaaatataatgaacttGCTACTAAGCTTCAGGGGATGTGCAAATCCATAAGAGTCACCCTGGATCAGCATCTTTTCAGAGAAGAATGCGAACTGTGGCCATTGTTTGGGAGACATTTCACTGTAGAGGAACAAGACAAGATAGTGGGTCGGATAATTGGAACAACAGGTGCTGAAGTTCTCCAATCAATGTTACCATGGGTAACGTCTGCACTTACTCAGgatgaacaaaacaaaatgatggaTACATGGAAGCAGGCAACTAAGAACACTATGTTCAATGAATGGCTTAGTGAATGCTGGAAAGAGAGTCCAGTGTCTACAGCACAGACAGAAACATCAGATCATATCACTTCTCAGAGAG GTGCTGAATATCAAGAAAGCTTGGACCACAATGATCAGATGTTCAAGCCAGGTTGGAAAGACATATTTCGGATGAATCAGAATGAACTTGAGTCAGAGATCCGCAAGGTATATCGAGACTCAACTCTTGATCCAAGGAGAAAAGCATATCTTGTGCAGAATCTAATGACAAG TCGATGGATAGCTGCCCAGCAGAAATCACCTAAAGCTTTATCTGAAGGATCATCTAACAGTGTAGAAATAGAAGGACTCTCACCATCATTTCGGGACCCAGAGAAACATGTATTTGGGTGTGAGCACTATAAGAGAAATTGCAAGCTTCGGGCTGCATGTTGTGGCAAGTTATTTACttgcagattttgtcatgaCAATGTCCGCGATCACTCTATGGATAG aaaAGCAACATCAGAAATGATGTGTATGCGCTGCCTGAATATACAGCCAATAGGGCCCCTATGCATAACACCTTCATGTAATGGGTTTTCAATGGCAAAGTACTATTGCAATATATGCAAATTTTTTGATGATGAAag GAATGTATATCATTGCCCATTTTGCAATTTATGCCGTGTTGGACAAGGGCTTGGTATTGATTATTTTCATTGCATGAAGTGCAATTGTTGCCTGGGGATTAAATCATCATCTCATAAGTGCCTGGAGAAAGGTTTAGAAATGAACTGCCCAATTTGTTGTGATGACCTGTTCACTTCAAGTGCCACAGTCAGAGCTCTACCTTGTGGCCACTATATGCATTCTGCTTGCTTCCAG GCATACACGTGTAGTCACTACACATGTCCAATCTGCAGCAAGTCATTGGGAGATATGGCG GTTTACTTTGGTATGCTTGATGCCCTATTGGCTGCTGAGGAACTTCCTGAAGAGTACAAGGACCGGTGTCAG GACATACTCTGCCATGACTGTGATCGGAAGGGCACTTCACGCTTCCACTGGTTGTACCACAAATGTGGATTTTGTGGCTCTTACAATACCCGGGTTATCAAATGTGAGACGTCAAATTCCAGCTGCTCTTAG